The following coding sequences are from one Streptomyces sp. V3I7 window:
- a CDS encoding SpoIIE family protein phosphatase encodes MERPPTPPGNRPDQPEASPAEPPGTATATISDQGVVTGWSDGAQRLLGYAAPEIVGRPATTLLADGAEDTAAWRASAGQDRRCGTVALRHRDGRRLKLGVLAHRRTRDGAPAEWLLVSPVPGTRRSPVDTALQEWTFSQSPCLQAIFDTGLRLVRANAGMEHALSLAEAAMRGLLLSDIAPGRANEETARQLRRALETGEPQRATARFHPADGGPVQDWPAYLTPLKDTDGQVRAVSLTAHHAPQEPGRLLAETRTRIGTTLDLGRTAQELADHTVPRLADFTAVDLLDSPRPSEETSAPGPVALRRAAVRALPEDVLSSVAGVGEPTSYPAHSPPAECLASGRSILHRASDDAVTRWIAEGPSAGWLRASGTHSVLVVPMRSRGATLGVALFARTGEREPFDARDVAQAEELTAEAAAAIDNARKYTRAHTTTMALQRSLLPQTLPEQEALDIGSRYLAAGSRAGVGGDWFDVIPLSGARVALVVGDVVGHGARASATMGRLRTAVRTLADVDLPADELLAHLDDLVLHLSAEEGGTDPASEAAGGIGSTCLYAVYDPVSRRCTLARAGHPLPVVVTPDGRVRFLEVPAGPPLGLGGFPFECAETELPEGSLLVLYTDGLLEARDHDIDEALDKMFAALAHPAPTPEAVCDRVLTALLSHQPDDDVALLVARTRALHPEHVATWDLDGDPSVVGRARKHADDQLRAWGLEDATFVTELVVSELVTNAIRYGRAPIQLRLIHQNKTLICEVFDSSSTSPHMRRAQTFDEGGRGLLLIAQLARSWGTRHDRIGKTVWAEFPLGED; translated from the coding sequence ATGGAGCGACCTCCCACCCCTCCCGGCAACCGTCCGGACCAGCCGGAAGCGTCCCCCGCCGAGCCGCCCGGCACCGCCACGGCCACGATCAGTGACCAGGGCGTCGTGACGGGCTGGAGCGACGGTGCGCAGCGGCTGCTCGGCTACGCGGCCCCGGAGATCGTCGGCCGCCCCGCGACCACGCTGCTCGCGGACGGTGCCGAGGACACGGCGGCCTGGCGGGCGAGCGCGGGGCAGGACCGCCGCTGCGGCACCGTGGCGCTGCGCCACCGGGACGGCCGCAGGCTGAAGCTGGGCGTGCTCGCGCACCGCCGGACCCGCGACGGCGCACCGGCCGAGTGGCTCCTGGTGTCCCCGGTGCCCGGGACCCGCCGCTCACCGGTCGACACGGCGCTCCAGGAGTGGACGTTCAGCCAGTCGCCGTGCCTCCAGGCGATCTTCGACACGGGCCTGCGTCTGGTACGGGCCAACGCGGGGATGGAGCACGCGCTGTCCCTCGCCGAGGCCGCCATGCGCGGGCTGCTCCTCTCGGACATCGCGCCCGGCCGGGCGAACGAGGAGACCGCCCGGCAGCTGCGCCGGGCCCTGGAGACCGGCGAGCCGCAGCGGGCCACGGCACGCTTCCACCCCGCGGACGGCGGCCCGGTGCAGGACTGGCCGGCGTACCTCACCCCGCTCAAGGACACGGACGGCCAGGTGCGCGCCGTCTCCCTGACGGCGCACCACGCCCCGCAGGAGCCGGGCCGCCTCCTCGCCGAGACCCGTACGCGCATCGGCACCACCCTGGACCTGGGCCGCACCGCGCAGGAGCTCGCCGACCACACCGTGCCCCGGCTCGCGGACTTCACGGCCGTCGACCTGCTCGACTCGCCCCGGCCCTCGGAGGAGACCTCCGCCCCGGGTCCGGTGGCCCTGCGCCGGGCCGCGGTGCGCGCGCTCCCGGAGGACGTCCTGTCCTCGGTGGCGGGTGTCGGCGAGCCCACCTCCTACCCGGCGCACTCCCCGCCCGCGGAGTGTCTCGCCTCGGGCCGGTCCATTCTGCACCGCGCGTCCGACGACGCGGTCACCCGGTGGATCGCCGAGGGCCCCAGCGCCGGGTGGCTGCGCGCGTCCGGGACGCACTCGGTGCTGGTCGTGCCGATGCGGTCCCGGGGCGCCACGCTCGGTGTGGCGCTCTTCGCCCGCACCGGCGAGCGCGAGCCCTTTGACGCGCGGGACGTGGCCCAGGCCGAGGAGCTCACCGCCGAGGCGGCCGCCGCCATCGACAACGCCCGCAAGTACACCCGCGCGCACACCACGACCATGGCGCTCCAGCGCAGCCTGCTCCCGCAGACGCTGCCCGAGCAGGAGGCGCTCGACATCGGCTCCCGCTATCTGGCGGCCGGTTCCCGGGCGGGCGTGGGCGGCGACTGGTTCGACGTGATCCCGCTGTCCGGGGCGCGGGTGGCGCTCGTCGTGGGCGACGTGGTCGGGCACGGCGCCCGCGCCTCCGCCACGATGGGCCGGCTGCGCACCGCGGTCCGCACCCTGGCCGACGTCGATCTGCCTGCCGACGAACTGCTCGCCCACCTCGACGACCTGGTCCTGCACCTCTCCGCCGAGGAGGGCGGCACGGACCCGGCGAGCGAGGCGGCCGGGGGCATCGGCTCCACCTGCCTGTACGCGGTCTACGACCCGGTGTCGCGCCGGTGCACGCTCGCCCGCGCCGGCCATCCGCTGCCCGTCGTGGTCACACCCGACGGCCGCGTGCGCTTCCTCGAGGTCCCGGCCGGTCCGCCGCTGGGCCTCGGCGGCTTCCCCTTCGAGTGCGCCGAGACCGAACTGCCCGAGGGAAGCCTGCTCGTCCTCTACACCGACGGCCTGCTGGAGGCCCGCGACCACGACATCGACGAGGCGCTGGACAAGATGTTCGCGGCGCTCGCCCACCCCGCACCGACGCCGGAAGCGGTCTGCGACCGGGTGCTGACGGCCCTGCTGAGCCACCAGCCCGACGACGACGTAGCCCTGCTCGTGGCGCGTACCCGGGCGCTGCACCCCGAGCACGTCGCGACCTGGGATCTGGACGGCGATCCCTCGGTCGTGGGCCGCGCCCGCAAGCACGCCGACGACCAACTGCGGGCCTGGGGGCTGGAAGACGCCACCTTCGTCACCGAACTCGTCGTCAGCGAACTGGTCACCAACGCCATCCGCTACGGCCGGGCCCCGATCCAGCTGCGGCTGATCCACCAGAACAAGACGCTGATCTGCGAGGTCTTCGACTCCAGCAGCACCAGCCCGCACATGCGGCGCGCCCAGACCTTCGACGAGGGCGGACGCGGCCTGCTGCTGATCGCCCAGCTCGCCCGGAGCTGGGGCACCCGGCACGACCGCATCGGCAAGACCGTCTGGGCCGAGTTCCCGCTCGGGGAGGACTGA
- a CDS encoding thioredoxin domain-containing protein yields the protein MTPANTTGADGTTLYYGDPKNSHELQVFLELRDRPSYRMIESLLDTIRQGADDGKFVVKFHFAGTMDDTVGGTGSQTGLSALGAASDVGQKQFIEYLGTMFDNQPFPPGEDKFSDTSFLLSLAGNVDGLRSADFDKKVTDNSYMTWAGEAIGNFGSFGVVGAPVIWHDGENIPVVKIDGGPAITPQEFLAALK from the coding sequence ATGACTCCCGCGAACACGACTGGTGCCGACGGCACCACTCTGTATTACGGCGACCCCAAGAACTCCCACGAGCTCCAGGTGTTCCTGGAACTGCGTGACCGCCCGAGCTACCGGATGATCGAGAGCCTGCTCGACACCATTCGCCAAGGCGCCGACGACGGCAAGTTCGTGGTCAAGTTCCACTTCGCGGGGACGATGGACGACACGGTCGGCGGCACCGGCTCGCAGACCGGCCTGAGCGCGCTCGGTGCGGCGAGCGACGTCGGACAGAAGCAGTTCATCGAGTACCTGGGCACGATGTTCGACAACCAGCCCTTCCCGCCCGGTGAGGACAAGTTCTCCGACACGTCGTTCCTGCTGTCCCTGGCCGGCAACGTCGACGGGCTGCGCTCCGCCGACTTCGACAAGAAGGTCACGGACAACTCGTACATGACCTGGGCCGGCGAAGCGATCGGCAACTTCGGCTCGTTCGGGGTCGTGGGTGCGCCGGTCATCTGGCACGACGGCGAGAACATTCCCGTCGTGAAGATCGACGGCGGCCCCGCCATCACTCCGCAGGAGTTCCTCGCCGCGCTCAAGTGA
- a CDS encoding Pls/PosA family non-ribosomal peptide synthetase: MEHPSEVHISGPDETVSGPDEAVGEKLAEVLADVTRVERVPVDSHFFDDLGANSLVMAQFCARLRKRPDLPSPSIKDIYRNPTIRSLATALAATTPATTPATAADPARPAQPAAPTTPEAPAPTSRRLAYVLCGTFQLLAFLAYSGAAGLVTARGYAWVAAGSGALDIYLRSLLFGSVGFVALCVFPVLAKWLLVGRWKTGVFPVWGVAYMRFWLVKVLIHANPMILFIGNPLYVLYLRALGARVGKGVTILTHTVPVCTDLLTIGSGTVIRKDSFLLCYRAHAGRIQTGRITLGRDVFIGEKTVLDIDTWMGDGAQLGHSSALYRGQRVPAGEHWHGCPAEPTQVDYVRVAPASCGGARRTWFALGTLLQLLLLYVPLGVGGMYMLFTEVPAVGDRLGPGAAGLTAWALIDDALILSAVLFFGFVILGLAALFTLPRLMNLVIEPDRVYPLYGFHYAVQRAVARMTNIKFFAWLFGDSSYIVYYLRGLGYDLSHVEQTGSNFGTEVQHESPYLVSVGRGTMVADGLSVMNAEFSSTSFRLSRTSIGSHSFLGNNIAYPAGGRTGDNCLLATKVMVPLDGEIREGVGLLGSPCFEIPRTVERDTRFDDLRAGDTLRRRLAAKNRYNLRSMAVMLCARWLHTFALTLFALACVDLYGVVGNVVIAAYLAVTLAFSTLYYVLLERAIASFRRLSPKLCSIYEPYFWWHERLWKIPDEHFNLYNGTPFKSLIWRLLGVRIGARVFDDGCYLTERTLTTIGDECTLNAGSKIQCHSQEDGTFKSDASTLGDGCTLGVGSHVHYGVTMGDRAVLAPDSFLMKGEEVPPDAWWGGNPAADLPDAPEQALAAGPAAKAARATPLTQPDGAAASLS, from the coding sequence GTGGAGCACCCCTCCGAGGTCCACATATCCGGGCCGGACGAGACCGTTTCCGGGCCGGACGAAGCCGTCGGCGAAAAACTCGCCGAAGTCCTGGCCGACGTGACCCGCGTCGAACGGGTCCCCGTCGACAGCCACTTCTTCGACGACCTCGGTGCCAACTCCCTGGTGATGGCCCAGTTCTGCGCACGGCTGCGGAAGCGTCCTGACCTGCCGTCCCCGTCCATCAAGGACATCTACCGCAACCCCACGATCCGGAGCCTCGCGACCGCGCTCGCGGCGACGACGCCCGCGACAACCCCCGCGACCGCCGCGGACCCGGCACGCCCGGCACAGCCCGCCGCGCCGACGACACCCGAGGCCCCGGCCCCGACGTCGAGACGGCTGGCGTACGTCCTCTGCGGAACCTTCCAACTCCTCGCGTTCCTGGCCTACTCGGGTGCGGCGGGACTGGTCACCGCACGCGGGTACGCATGGGTCGCCGCCGGTTCGGGCGCGCTCGACATCTACCTGCGCTCGCTGCTCTTCGGCAGCGTCGGGTTCGTCGCGCTGTGCGTGTTCCCCGTCCTCGCCAAGTGGCTGCTGGTGGGCCGCTGGAAGACGGGCGTGTTCCCCGTCTGGGGAGTGGCGTACATGCGGTTCTGGCTCGTCAAGGTCCTGATCCACGCCAACCCGATGATCCTGTTCATCGGCAACCCGCTGTACGTGCTCTACCTGCGGGCCCTGGGTGCGCGCGTCGGCAAGGGCGTCACGATCCTCACCCACACCGTCCCGGTCTGCACCGACCTGCTCACGATCGGCTCCGGCACGGTGATCCGCAAGGACTCGTTCCTCCTGTGCTACCGGGCGCACGCGGGACGGATCCAGACCGGCCGGATCACGCTCGGCCGCGACGTGTTCATCGGGGAGAAGACCGTCCTCGACATCGACACGTGGATGGGCGACGGAGCCCAGCTCGGCCACTCCTCCGCCCTGTACCGCGGCCAGCGGGTCCCGGCCGGCGAGCACTGGCACGGCTGCCCGGCCGAGCCCACGCAGGTCGACTACGTCAGGGTCGCGCCCGCGAGCTGCGGCGGCGCCCGCCGGACCTGGTTCGCCCTGGGCACCCTGCTCCAACTTCTCCTGCTGTACGTGCCGCTGGGCGTCGGCGGGATGTACATGCTGTTCACCGAGGTACCGGCGGTCGGCGACCGGCTGGGCCCCGGCGCGGCCGGACTCACCGCGTGGGCGCTGATCGACGACGCCCTGATCCTGTCCGCCGTGCTCTTCTTCGGCTTCGTGATCCTCGGCCTCGCCGCGCTGTTCACCCTCCCGCGGCTGATGAACCTGGTCATCGAGCCCGACCGGGTCTACCCGCTCTACGGGTTCCACTACGCGGTGCAGCGGGCTGTGGCGCGCATGACGAACATCAAGTTCTTCGCCTGGCTCTTCGGCGACAGCTCCTACATCGTCTACTACCTGCGCGGCCTCGGCTACGACCTGTCCCACGTCGAGCAGACCGGCTCCAACTTCGGCACCGAGGTGCAGCACGAGAGCCCCTACCTGGTCTCGGTCGGCCGGGGCACGATGGTGGCCGACGGACTGTCCGTCATGAACGCCGAGTTCTCCAGCACCTCCTTCCGCCTCTCGCGGACCTCGATCGGCTCGCACAGCTTCCTCGGCAACAACATCGCCTACCCGGCGGGCGGCAGGACCGGCGACAACTGCCTGCTCGCGACGAAGGTGATGGTCCCGCTCGACGGCGAGATCCGCGAGGGCGTCGGACTGCTCGGCTCGCCCTGCTTCGAGATCCCGCGGACGGTGGAGCGCGACACCCGGTTCGACGACCTCAGGGCCGGCGACACCCTGCGCCGCCGGCTCGCGGCGAAGAACCGCTACAACCTCCGCTCGATGGCCGTGATGCTGTGCGCGCGCTGGCTGCACACCTTCGCGCTCACCCTGTTCGCCCTCGCCTGCGTCGACCTGTACGGCGTGGTCGGCAACGTGGTCATCGCCGCGTACCTCGCGGTCACGCTCGCGTTCTCCACCCTCTACTACGTCCTGCTGGAACGCGCCATCGCCTCCTTCCGCCGGCTGAGCCCGAAGCTGTGCTCCATCTACGAGCCGTACTTCTGGTGGCACGAGCGCCTGTGGAAGATCCCGGACGAGCACTTCAACCTGTACAACGGCACCCCCTTCAAAAGCCTGATCTGGCGGCTGCTGGGCGTGCGCATCGGCGCCAGGGTGTTCGACGACGGCTGCTACCTCACGGAGCGGACACTCACCACCATCGGCGACGAGTGCACCCTCAACGCCGGCAGCAAGATCCAGTGCCACTCGCAGGAGGACGGCACCTTCAAGTCCGACGCCAGCACGCTCGGCGACGGCTGCACGCTCGGCGTCGGCTCGCATGTGCACTACGGCGTGACGATGGGCGACCGGGCCGTCCTGGCACCCGACTCCTTCCTGATGAAGGGCGAGGAGGTCCCCCCGGACGCATGGTGGGGCGGAAACCCCGCCGCGGATCTGCCGGACGCCCCGGAGCAGGCTCTCGCCGCCGGGCCGGCGGCGAAGGCGGCAAGAGCGACACCCCTGACCCAGCCCGACGGCGCCGCGGCGTCGCTGAGTTGA
- the katG gene encoding catalase/peroxidase HPI, whose amino-acid sequence MSENHEAIVESDTTTEGGGCPVMHGRMPYPTQGGGNRQWWPDRLNLKILAQNPAVANPLAPDFDYAEAFNTLDFPAVKQDIAEVLTTSQEWWPADFGHYGPLIIRMAWHSSGTYRIGDGRGGGDTGQQRFAPLNSWPDNANLDKARRLLWPVKKKYGNALSWADLMILAGNVALETMGFKTFGYGGGRIDAWESDEDVYWGPETTWLGDERYTGDRDLEQPLAAVQMGLIYVNPEGPNGNPDPIAAARDIRETFHRMAMNDEETVALIAGGHTFGKTHGAAPDSYLGPAPEAAPLQEQGLGWKNSYGTGDGDDTITSGLEGIWNSTPVTWDNGFFKTLFGYEWEKFKSPAGAWQWRPKDNAGAGTVPDPHNPDVRRYPVMLTTDLSLRFDPIYGPISRHFLEHPEEFADAFARAWFKLTHRDMGPIVRYLGPEVPAQPLPWQDPLPPRTFELIDDQDIATLKERVLASGVPVSRLVYTAWASASSFRGSDKRGGANGARVRLEPQRGWEVNEPDELASVLRVLEGIQQDFNAAQTGDKRVSLADLIVLAGAAAVEHAAKAGGFGIQVPFTPGRVDATQEDTDVASFEPLEPRADGFRNYVGKGTRLPAEYLLVDRSNLLTLSAPEMTVLVGGLRVLGANYQQSSLGVLTETPGVLTNDFFVNLLDMGTKWEPTSQDEHTFEGRDAATGKVRWTGSRVDLAFGSNSELRALAEFYACDDAKEKFVNDFVAAWHKVMNLDRFDLHRD is encoded by the coding sequence ATGTCTGAGAACCATGAGGCGATCGTCGAGAGCGACACGACGACGGAGGGAGGTGGCTGCCCGGTCATGCACGGGCGCATGCCCTATCCGACACAGGGCGGCGGCAACCGTCAGTGGTGGCCGGACCGGCTCAACCTGAAGATCCTCGCCCAGAACCCGGCCGTGGCCAATCCGCTCGCCCCGGACTTCGACTACGCCGAGGCTTTCAACACGCTCGATTTCCCGGCGGTCAAGCAGGACATCGCCGAGGTGCTGACGACCTCGCAGGAGTGGTGGCCGGCCGACTTCGGCCATTACGGTCCGCTGATCATCCGCATGGCCTGGCACAGTTCGGGCACCTACCGGATCGGCGACGGCCGTGGTGGCGGTGACACGGGCCAGCAGCGCTTCGCCCCGCTCAACAGCTGGCCGGACAACGCGAACCTCGACAAGGCCCGCCGCCTGCTGTGGCCGGTCAAGAAGAAGTACGGCAACGCCCTGTCCTGGGCCGACCTCATGATCCTCGCCGGCAACGTCGCCCTGGAGACGATGGGCTTCAAGACCTTCGGCTACGGCGGCGGCCGCATCGATGCCTGGGAGTCCGACGAGGACGTCTACTGGGGCCCCGAGACCACCTGGCTCGGCGACGAGCGCTACACCGGCGACCGTGATCTGGAGCAGCCGCTCGCGGCCGTCCAGATGGGCCTCATCTACGTCAACCCGGAGGGCCCGAACGGCAACCCGGACCCGATCGCCGCGGCCCGCGACATCCGGGAGACGTTCCACCGGATGGCGATGAACGACGAGGAGACCGTCGCCCTCATCGCGGGCGGCCACACCTTCGGCAAGACCCACGGCGCGGCCCCCGACAGCTACCTCGGCCCGGCCCCCGAGGCGGCCCCGCTGCAGGAGCAGGGCCTGGGCTGGAAGAACTCCTACGGCACCGGTGACGGCGACGACACCATCACCAGCGGCCTGGAAGGCATCTGGAACTCCACCCCGGTGACCTGGGACAACGGCTTCTTCAAGACGCTGTTCGGCTACGAGTGGGAGAAGTTCAAGAGCCCCGCGGGCGCCTGGCAGTGGCGGCCGAAGGACAACGCCGGTGCGGGCACGGTCCCCGACCCGCACAACCCTGACGTCCGGCGCTATCCGGTCATGCTCACGACCGACCTGTCGCTGCGCTTCGACCCGATCTACGGGCCGATCTCCCGGCACTTCCTGGAGCACCCCGAGGAGTTCGCGGACGCGTTCGCCCGCGCCTGGTTCAAGCTGACCCACCGCGACATGGGCCCGATCGTGCGCTACCTCGGCCCGGAGGTCCCGGCCCAGCCGCTGCCGTGGCAGGACCCGCTGCCGCCGCGGACGTTCGAGCTCATCGACGACCAGGACATCGCGACGCTCAAGGAGCGGGTCCTCGCCTCGGGCGTCCCGGTGTCCCGGCTGGTGTACACGGCGTGGGCGTCGGCCTCCTCGTTCCGCGGCAGCGACAAGCGCGGCGGCGCGAACGGCGCGCGCGTCCGGCTGGAGCCGCAGCGCGGCTGGGAGGTCAACGAGCCCGACGAGCTGGCCTCGGTGCTGCGCGTCCTGGAAGGCATCCAGCAGGACTTCAACGCCGCCCAGACCGGCGACAAGCGGGTCTCGCTCGCCGACCTGATCGTCCTCGCGGGCGCCGCGGCCGTCGAGCACGCGGCCAAGGCCGGCGGCTTCGGCATCCAGGTGCCGTTCACGCCGGGCCGCGTCGACGCGACGCAGGAGGACACCGACGTGGCGTCCTTCGAGCCGCTGGAGCCGCGCGCCGACGGGTTCCGCAACTACGTCGGCAAGGGCACCCGGCTCCCGGCCGAGTACCTGCTGGTCGACCGCTCGAACCTGCTGACGCTGAGCGCCCCCGAGATGACGGTCCTGGTCGGTGGCCTGCGCGTCCTGGGCGCCAACTACCAGCAGTCCTCGCTCGGTGTGCTGACCGAGACCCCCGGGGTCCTGACCAACGACTTCTTCGTCAACCTGCTCGACATGGGGACGAAGTGGGAGCCGACCTCGCAGGACGAGCACACCTTCGAGGGTCGGGACGCCGCCACGGGCAAGGTCAGGTGGACCGGCAGCCGCGTCGACCTCGCCTTCGGATCGAACTCCGAGCTGCGCGCGCTCGCCGAGTTCTACGCCTGCGACGACGCGAAGGAGAAGTTCGTGAACGACTTCGTCGCGGCGTGGCACAAGGTCATGAACCTCGACCGGTTCGACCTGCACCGGGACTGA
- a CDS encoding Fur family transcriptional regulator, with protein MTADQTPTTAEELRGAGLRVTAARVALLETVRGGDHLGVEAIASGVRGRVGHISLQAVYEALHALTAAGLIRRIEPAGSPARFEGRVGDNHHHVVCRSCGAVTDVDCAIGRAPCLTPSEDHGFSIDEAEVTYWGTCPGCSTPQSS; from the coding sequence ATGACCGCAGACCAGACTCCGACCACTGCCGAGGAGCTGCGCGGTGCAGGCCTGCGAGTGACGGCCGCTCGTGTCGCGCTGCTGGAGACCGTCCGGGGCGGTGACCACCTCGGAGTCGAGGCGATCGCCTCCGGGGTGCGCGGCCGCGTCGGCCACATCTCGCTCCAGGCCGTCTACGAGGCCCTTCACGCGCTGACCGCGGCGGGGCTCATACGCCGCATCGAACCGGCCGGCAGTCCGGCCCGCTTCGAAGGACGCGTGGGCGACAACCACCACCACGTCGTGTGCCGCTCCTGCGGCGCCGTCACGGACGTGGACTGTGCGATCGGACGGGCCCCCTGTCTGACCCCGTCCGAGGACCACGGCTTCTCGATCGACGAGGCCGAGGTCACCTACTGGGGCACCTGCCCCGGATGTTCCACCCCTCAAAGTTCCTGA